The Mycolicibacterium hassiacum DSM 44199 genome includes a window with the following:
- the egtB gene encoding ergothioneine biosynthesis protein EgtB, protein MSARETLARELTAARARTLRLVDLDDAELVRQYHPLMSPLVWDLAHIGQQEELWLLRDGDPDRPGLLAPEVERLYDAFVHPRKVRGQLPLLSPTEARAFCRTVRDRVLDRLDRLPDDDPGFTYAMVVSHEQQHDETMLQALNLREGPPLLDRGAPLPPGRPELAGQSVLIPGGEFVLGVDAADEPYSLDNERPAHVVDVPAFRIGRVPVTNAEWQRFIDDGGYDNPRWWSEPGWAHRQEAGLCRPMFWNPDGTRTRFGHVEQIPPDEPVQHVTYYEAEAYAAWAGARLPTELEWEKACAWDPETGARRRYPWGSADPSPALANLGGDALRPAPVGAYPAGASAYGVEQMLGDVWEWTTSPLRPWPGFTPMIYERYSQPFFGDDYKVLRGGSWAVAPSILRPSFRNWDFPIRRQIFAGVRLAWDV, encoded by the coding sequence GTGAGCGCACGCGAAACGCTGGCACGCGAACTGACCGCCGCCCGCGCCCGCACGCTGCGGTTGGTCGATCTCGACGACGCCGAACTCGTCCGTCAGTACCACCCGCTGATGAGCCCGCTGGTGTGGGACCTCGCGCACATCGGTCAGCAGGAGGAGCTGTGGCTGCTGCGTGACGGCGACCCGGACCGCCCGGGCCTGCTCGCTCCCGAGGTCGAGCGGCTCTACGACGCGTTCGTGCACCCCCGCAAGGTCCGCGGTCAACTGCCGCTGCTGTCCCCGACCGAGGCCCGCGCCTTCTGCCGCACGGTGCGCGACCGAGTGCTCGACCGCCTCGACCGGCTGCCCGACGACGATCCGGGGTTCACCTACGCGATGGTGGTCAGCCACGAACAGCAGCACGACGAGACCATGCTGCAGGCGCTCAACCTGCGCGAGGGCCCACCGCTGCTGGACCGGGGCGCCCCACTGCCGCCGGGCCGGCCGGAGCTGGCCGGGCAGTCGGTGCTGATCCCCGGCGGCGAGTTCGTGCTCGGAGTCGATGCCGCCGACGAACCGTACTCGCTGGACAACGAACGCCCCGCCCACGTCGTCGACGTGCCCGCCTTCCGCATCGGCCGGGTCCCGGTCACCAACGCCGAGTGGCAGCGGTTCATCGACGACGGCGGCTACGACAACCCGCGCTGGTGGTCCGAGCCGGGCTGGGCGCACCGGCAGGAGGCCGGGCTGTGCCGGCCGATGTTCTGGAATCCCGACGGCACCCGCACCCGGTTCGGCCACGTCGAGCAGATCCCGCCCGACGAACCGGTCCAGCACGTCACCTACTACGAGGCCGAGGCCTACGCCGCCTGGGCGGGGGCGCGGCTGCCCACCGAGCTCGAATGGGAGAAGGCCTGCGCCTGGGACCCGGAGACCGGCGCCCGGCGCCGCTACCCGTGGGGCTCGGCCGACCCCAGCCCGGCGCTGGCCAACCTCGGCGGGGACGCGCTGCGGCCGGCGCCGGTCGGTGCCTACCCGGCCGGCGCGTCGGCCTACGGCGTCGAGCAGATGCTCGGCGACGTGTGGGAGTGGACCACCTCGCCGCTGCGGCCCTGGCCCGGCTTCACCCCGATGATCTACGAGCGCTACTCGCAGCCGTTCTTCGGCGACGACTACAAGGTGCTGCGCGGCGGATCCTGGGCGGTCGCGCCGTCGATCCTGCGGCCCAGCTTCCGCAACTGGGACTTCCCGATCCGGCGGCAGATCTTCGCCGGCGTCCGGCTGGCCTGGGACGTCTGA
- a CDS encoding sensor domain-containing protein, translating to MPMRIVALTGAAMAAGLALGAPAPEAAAKPSDPGVVNYAVLPKGSVGNIVGAPMRFESTFTDPFQAFYVDNPACNNWADIGLPEVYADPDLASFNGAVTQTSPSDARHFVKQAVGVYATNDAAERAFRRVLDRTAGCDGQTTAMHLDNFTTQVWTFTKGLTTDTQADWVKQEAGTDRRCFTTTRKRENVLLQAKVCQSGNGGPALNVLAGAMQNTLGQ from the coding sequence ATGCCGATGCGGATCGTCGCCCTCACCGGCGCCGCGATGGCCGCCGGACTGGCCCTCGGCGCGCCGGCACCCGAAGCCGCCGCTAAACCGTCCGATCCCGGCGTGGTCAACTACGCCGTGCTGCCGAAGGGCTCGGTCGGCAACATCGTCGGCGCACCGATGCGGTTCGAGTCGACCTTCACCGACCCGTTCCAGGCCTTCTACGTCGACAACCCGGCCTGCAACAACTGGGCCGACATCGGACTGCCCGAGGTGTACGCCGACCCGGACCTCGCCTCGTTCAACGGCGCGGTCACCCAGACCTCGCCCAGCGACGCCCGGCACTTCGTCAAACAGGCCGTCGGCGTCTACGCCACCAACGACGCCGCCGAGCGCGCATTCCGCCGCGTCCTCGACCGCACCGCCGGCTGCGACGGCCAGACCACCGCCATGCACCTGGACAACTTCACCACCCAGGTGTGGACGTTCACCAAGGGCCTCACCACCGACACCCAGGCCGACTGGGTCAAACAGGAGGCCGGCACCGACCGGCGCTGCTTCACCACCACCCGCAAGCGCGAGAACGTGTTGCTGCAGGCGAAGGTGTGCCAATCCGGCAACGGCGGACCCGCGCTGAACGTGCTGGCCGGCGCCATGCAGAACACCCTCGGGCAATAA
- a CDS encoding WXG100 family type VII secretion target, which translates to MLPTRSRLESWNPDALNGTAQEVRAAGKEIQGAVTTLSTNIRTMPDSRSWSGDAHTAATAMFERADKRATSFADFTGAIAAALEKGAGDIGKARKELLDRVAEIEADGQLYVNDAWVVLIKGAKLTLEEVAALEKRAQAEQFKVNSLLAAVGEADDDTADAIGQAARPHGFEVPELGGLESILLPGVQQPQDEVPDPTGLAGQLQQAMIRDADMSVTVRDQSETKIEYDPNTGEPIEVTTFYMQDGGWIVERKHTKPFFSDRSPEIIQEQYNKDGQKVAEKRIVRYKERARQRPGILSETTHYPDGSWAEKLTHPDGREEIIVHPKNQPPTYIPPNLLGHPIADAFSAGISYVDYKVGKEAARYSPELVESVKIGSKVAGPALGIATTLMDVIAAQSGRERCIAIFEGSFSVGASVLAGIAYTPVTGPGAVALAIASGKGGQLIGNVVGNLVC; encoded by the coding sequence ATGTTGCCTACTCGTTCGCGACTGGAATCCTGGAACCCGGACGCGCTCAACGGAACTGCCCAGGAAGTCAGGGCCGCCGGGAAGGAGATCCAGGGCGCGGTCACCACGCTCAGCACCAACATCCGGACCATGCCCGATTCCCGGTCGTGGTCGGGTGACGCCCACACCGCGGCGACGGCGATGTTCGAGCGGGCCGACAAGCGCGCCACATCCTTCGCCGACTTCACCGGTGCGATAGCCGCGGCGTTGGAGAAGGGCGCGGGTGACATCGGAAAGGCCCGAAAAGAACTGCTCGACAGGGTTGCCGAAATCGAAGCCGATGGTCAGCTGTATGTGAATGACGCCTGGGTCGTTCTGATCAAAGGCGCAAAACTCACCCTGGAAGAGGTTGCGGCCCTGGAAAAGCGCGCGCAGGCGGAGCAGTTCAAAGTGAACAGCCTGCTGGCGGCGGTGGGAGAGGCCGATGACGACACCGCCGACGCCATCGGGCAGGCTGCACGGCCCCACGGATTCGAAGTTCCGGAGCTTGGTGGGCTAGAGAGCATTCTCCTGCCTGGGGTGCAGCAGCCGCAGGACGAGGTTCCGGATCCGACGGGCTTAGCCGGGCAGCTTCAACAAGCGATGATCCGTGACGCCGACATGTCGGTAACGGTACGGGACCAATCGGAAACCAAGATCGAGTACGACCCGAACACCGGAGAGCCGATCGAGGTCACGACGTTTTATATGCAAGACGGCGGGTGGATAGTTGAACGGAAGCACACGAAACCGTTCTTCTCCGACCGGTCGCCTGAGATTATTCAGGAACAGTACAACAAAGACGGGCAGAAAGTGGCCGAGAAGCGAATCGTCCGCTATAAGGAACGTGCCCGTCAGAGGCCAGGGATTCTGTCGGAAACAACGCATTATCCCGACGGGTCATGGGCGGAAAAGCTGACCCACCCGGACGGCCGCGAAGAGATCATTGTCCATCCCAAGAATCAGCCTCCGACCTACATCCCGCCGAATCTGCTAGGACACCCCATAGCGGATGCATTCAGCGCCGGTATTTCGTACGTGGACTATAAAGTCGGCAAGGAGGCAGCGCGCTATTCGCCTGAACTAGTCGAATCCGTCAAAATTGGTTCAAAAGTCGCGGGTCCAGCTCTCGGCATCGCGACAACGTTGATGGACGTCATAGCGGCTCAGTCGGGAAGGGAGCGGTGCATAGCGATCTTCGAAGGAAGCTTTTCGGTTGGCGCGAGTGTATTGGCCGGCATAGCTTATACACCGGTTACCGGGCCAGGCGCAGTAGCGTTAGCCATCGCCTCTGGTAAGGGCGGTCAGCTGATCGGGAACGTGGTGGGGAACCTAGTGTGTTGA
- a CDS encoding type VII secretion target, protein MEVDPNILRAFADQVGRAADRIRDADPGAKVSTAADSLPGSTTQWAARLVGGHVKTMADQIAAQIDAMGKAVRGAGDTYEVTDGDLANSFKGIF, encoded by the coding sequence GTGGAAGTCGATCCGAATATCCTGCGCGCGTTCGCGGATCAGGTCGGTCGGGCAGCGGACCGCATCCGCGACGCTGATCCGGGAGCAAAGGTCAGCACGGCTGCGGACAGCCTCCCTGGCTCGACTACGCAGTGGGCCGCACGGCTTGTGGGCGGGCACGTCAAAACGATGGCCGATCAGATCGCGGCTCAGATCGATGCGATGGGCAAAGCGGTCCGCGGCGCCGGCGACACCTACGAGGTGACCGACGGCGACCTGGCCAACAGTTTCAAGGGCATCTTCTGA
- a CDS encoding oxygenase MpaB family protein has product MERRIPARHPERPRPVPVAISAMAHLMGIRKPNAEQWQRLGERLNVGDEPMDRLVAWMAEAGIRETRPLFDKALAEGIDAVPDAPEPLREFFAVYEQVPSWVDPEKLRRGQRALRRGGADGMYVARDVSLLGGYQFSGFNKTLLRTGALEKGSNKRFAETMQWAMDVISEGGLQVHGAGYRSTLRVRLIHSLVRRHVGAMPDWRADEWGVPVNQTDMAATMVGALVAPAVGVAAMGVILRPKDYEAVAHLTRYVGWLMGVEDEWLPRDFRDSIRVLYHTLSALAEPDESSKQLAMPMIDDPLGWHYDSLAGLRRRLARAQHLSITSGFLGPRTMRALGLPAFVPPWYPVLRLPINLARSISAVTRPGGLRRATERGEREHKALMRTIIGDEGATIGESAEHVSAA; this is encoded by the coding sequence ATGGAGCGGCGCATCCCGGCACGCCACCCCGAGCGTCCGCGGCCGGTGCCGGTCGCCATCAGCGCCATGGCTCATCTGATGGGCATCCGCAAACCGAATGCCGAACAGTGGCAGCGCCTCGGGGAGCGGCTGAACGTCGGCGACGAGCCGATGGACCGCTTGGTCGCCTGGATGGCCGAGGCGGGCATCAGAGAGACCCGACCGCTGTTCGACAAGGCGCTCGCCGAGGGCATCGACGCGGTGCCCGACGCGCCGGAGCCGCTGCGCGAGTTCTTCGCCGTCTACGAGCAGGTGCCGTCCTGGGTGGACCCGGAGAAACTGCGCCGTGGGCAGCGGGCGCTGCGCCGCGGCGGCGCGGACGGCATGTACGTCGCACGCGACGTGTCGCTGCTCGGCGGCTACCAGTTCTCCGGTTTCAACAAGACGCTGCTGCGCACCGGCGCACTGGAGAAGGGCTCCAACAAGCGGTTCGCCGAGACCATGCAGTGGGCGATGGACGTCATCTCCGAAGGCGGTCTTCAAGTGCACGGCGCCGGGTACCGCTCCACACTGCGGGTGCGGCTGATCCACTCGCTGGTGCGCCGCCACGTCGGCGCGATGCCGGACTGGCGCGCCGACGAGTGGGGGGTGCCGGTCAACCAGACCGATATGGCCGCCACCATGGTCGGCGCGCTCGTCGCTCCCGCGGTCGGAGTGGCCGCGATGGGAGTCATATTGCGCCCCAAGGACTACGAGGCCGTCGCGCATCTGACCCGTTACGTCGGCTGGCTGATGGGCGTGGAGGACGAGTGGCTGCCCCGCGACTTCCGAGACAGCATCCGGGTGCTCTACCACACGCTCAGCGCGCTGGCCGAACCCGACGAGTCGTCAAAGCAGTTGGCAATGCCCATGATCGACGATCCGCTGGGCTGGCATTACGACTCGCTGGCCGGCTTGCGCCGCCGCCTGGCCCGCGCCCAGCATCTGTCGATCACCAGCGGTTTCCTCGGGCCGCGCACCATGCGGGCACTGGGGCTGCCGGCGTTCGTACCGCCGTGGTATCCGGTGCTGCGACTGCCGATCAACCTGGCCCGCAGCATCTCCGCGGTGACTCGGCCGGGCGGTTTGCGGCGGGCCACCGAGCGCGGTGAACGGGAGCACAAGGCGTTGATGCGCACCATCATCGGCGACGAAGGCGCGACCATCGGCGAATCCGCCGAACACGTCAGCGCCGCTTGA